In a single window of the Zea mays cultivar B73 chromosome 5, Zm-B73-REFERENCE-NAM-5.0, whole genome shotgun sequence genome:
- the LOC100277150 gene encoding mediator of RNA polymerase II transcription subunit 11 isoform X1 codes for MIPQSQSSSLQRLQHVEKRIVRVLELAGAVMEELGNSHGPRTDAVSAHCREFMIAMKEIQTTLREEIKSACEYRPFEKCDYSARIANEICCKKLEYVIEKLDTMQQSLEHITDDV; via the exons ATGATTCCGCAGAGCCAGAGCAGCTCCCTGCAGCGCCTTCAACACGTCGAGAAG CGGATAGTGCGGGTGCTGGAGCTTGCGGGAGCGGTGATGGAGGAGCTGGGAAACTCCCATGGCCCTCGCACCGATGCAGTCAGCGCGCACTGCCGTGAGTTCATGATCGCTATGAAG GAAATTCAAACGACGTTGCGTGAGGAAATCAAAAGTGCTTGTGAATATCGTCCATTTGAAAAGTGTGATTACAGTGCAAGGATTGCTAATGAGATATGCTGCAAGAAGCTGGAGTATGTAATTGAGAAGTTGGATACCATGCAACAGAGCCTTGAACATATCACTGATGATGTTTAG